The sequence ACCCCATGGCTGCGTAATCTGTAGTCATATCGAGGCCTGTATTCAGCAAGAGCATGACATACTGTACCCCATCCCTGCAAAAAAAGCTGGCGAAAGACCGTGCAATAAGCATGCCAACATTTGGGAAGTCGGAACTCTGCTCCATCGCGGAAACCCGCACTGGAAGTGCCTCTTCCATTACCCGACATCCGTTACTCATGTGAGTCATCGCACTAGTTCAGACGCGGTTGAAAGGAAGTTTGAGTGGCAAGGGAGCTCAACATCTTATGCAACAATAGGGTGTACCTTAGAGTCGACCGCGGAAATCGAGTCGGGCGCCAGAATGGAGTTGAGCCATACAAAGGGTTTTCATCGGTTGTAGAGCGTCCTAGACGCTTTGGCCGAAGCTGTCGTCCGTCAAGCGGGCTTTGCGCACTTCGGCTACCTGTTCGCTCGACCACGACGCTGTTTTCTCATGAATAGGGAATTCTTCTGCTCGAATGTCATGATGGTTTCGCTAAGCCAAAGGATATCCACTCCGAACGGGCTGCCATGCTTCATTCTTGCACTTCTTGGAGTCGCGAAGCTGGCTAGCCTCTTTTATGAATCGAGGATCCTGAGTGTGCGCGACCAGGTAACGGGCCTTGAGTTTCGACAGATTTTTTTACTTTTGGGCACGATCGAAGTAGTAGCGGCTTTCGCGGGCATGCTTTGGCTTTCGCGGTCGCGCACAGCAGCCTTGCTAGCCACTCTAGGAGCAATCTTTCTTGTGTATCGGCTTGTTGGGTGGTGGGCCGACGCAAATCACATTTGTCCATGTTTAGGTAACATTTTGGACTGGTTTCCCTGGCTTGTGCGGTTTCAGGACCGCCTTGTACTTGCAATTTCCATCTGGTTCGTTCTAGTTGGTTTGTGGAGCCTACTTGGAGGCGATTCCCGATTGGGGAGAATTGCGTCATGAAGCACATAGCAGGCAAATTGCAGGTACCCCTGATCATAGCAGGCGTACTTCTGATTATTGTCATGGCCGTGCCCTTCCGCAGCACCTTCGTGCTCGGCGGCGACGAAGGAATGGAACTCTGCAAGGCTCTTCTGTACGTCCACGAGCCAGGCCGGGTCGGAGACATGTGGAACGACCAGCCCTTCCTATATACCTGGGCACTCGGCGGCTTCATCCGAGTATTTGGAACGGAGCTTTGGCCGCCCCGCTTGGCCAGCTTGGCGATGACGGGTTTACTCTTGGCGATGATGTGCCGACTCCTGCCCAGGGAATCCCAATGGCCATCCTATTTGACGTGCGTGCTGATATTTATTACGTGGCCCAGCATTCCGGGCTTGTCGATGTCCGCGATGTGCGAATTAATTGCATTCTCAGTGGCCATGTGTGCGGTTGGCGTAGCAGTGACGCCCGAAGGCAACTTCCGGAGTATCCGTGCAGCGGGTTGTGGGCTGCTACTCGGCGTGGCGGTAAACATCAAGTTCACAGCTATAATCGTGATGCCTGCACTAGCAGCAACAATGCTATTCACAGAGACGAGACAGGCGCGGCATTGGCTTGTTGCTGGAGGGGCCTTCGTGCTTTGTAGTGCTGCCTTGGCTCTTGCATTGCCGCACGCCTCTTGGGACCTCCTGTGGAATTCCCACATGGAAGCCAGGAGTACGGCATTCGAGAAGGAGTATTCGAACATGGGCATCAACTGGACAGAGCTTCTAGATGCACCCGGAGCTTTGCTGGCGGCGGGCGTCGGCTTGGTCTCCAGCCTTAAATACAAAGGCTGGAGTAACCGTAGCTTTATATTCGCCACTGTCCTCCTTGCTACAAGTGTCCATATTTCTCATCGCCCTTGGTGGTGGTATTACAATGTCCATCTCGCGATTCCCATCTCTATGCTGGCCGCCCTGGGAATGAATTATTTGAGCCGGGCCGTGCGAAAGCAAAGGTTTCCACTCGACGAATGCGATGGAAGCAGACCTGCGAGGGTGCTTGGCCAAGTTGATGGGTCGGCAGCACTTGGATTGTTGGCAGTGGTAGCTCTGTGGGTCAGTTTTGGGGTTACCCTTTTCAGCCGGGAAGTGTTACTGGTGAGCCCAAAAAGCGCGAGGCACGACGACGAGCTACTTTCTATTATCGGGAAATATGCCGCAAGCTCGAAATGGGTATTCGCGAGAGGTCCTGGCCTCGTCTACGCCTTTCGTAGCGGCATTCCTATGCCGCCTGAGCTAATAATTCTGTCTCGAAAACGCTTTCTGGCCGGAAGGATTCGGGAAGAGGATGTCACCGCCCTTGTAGAACGCTATGACCCTGAGATGCTGCTTCTACCCAAGGTATCAGAGACTCCAACGATGGAGTGGCAGAATCTGCTCTCCGACCGGTACGTATTCGTGAGCGAGCACCCTTGGCTTGAGCTGTATGTTCACAAACGGCTCCACCCAGCAAAGGCCCCGAGCCCGGGAGGTGTCGCCGCGAGTCTTGGGTTATAGAACGCCCGAGACAGCCTAGTCGTCATCGCGATCATCGCGATCCTGGCGGGGATGCTCTTGCCGGCGTTGAGCAAGACGAAGCAGAGGGCGCGGGCGGTGCATTGGTTGTGGACGCCCTGCCTACAACCGGCACCCCAATCCGCTCCTGGACCTGCATCTGCCCCTGTTTCTGGAAGGGCAGGTGTCCCCAAATTTGGGGCTGGTTCTCGGCTTGCGGCCCTACCCCTCCGTCCTGCTCTACTAAGTCGTCATCGTCGGACTGGCGGTCTGGCTGTGGCGCCGCCTGCCCGCGGGCGATCCCGACACCCGACCTGGGTCGGCGTCCGTTGGGTCGCATGAAGCCGGCGAGCCATGCCCCAACCCGGACCGCATCCCGGGAGGAATCGCCTCGCCGACCACTCCAACCGGCGGAAAGGGGTCGCCCTCGACATGAGCCCGGACAAACCCGCCTTGCCTCCACCCGGGCCTGCCCCCGGGGCCATGCAGGTTGCGTGGGTTTATGTCCTGCTGATGGGATCGCTCCTGCTGCGGCTGAGTGTGCTCGACTATTCGAGCGGCGATTACCGCGCCTTTTTGAGCGTCTGGTACGACCATCTGGTCGAGCACGGACGCTGGACGGCCTTGAAGGACGATTTCAGCAACTACCCTCCGCTGTATCTGTATCTTCTGTCCCTCGCCACCTTCCTCCCGTTGCCGAAGCTCTACTCGATCAAGCTCCTCTCCATTGCCGCTGACTATGTCCTCGCCTGGTTCCTGTTCCGGATGGTCCGGTGCCGCTTTCCGGAGGGGCCAAGGCCCTGGGCGGCCGCCGGCGCAGTCCTCTTCCTGCCGACCGTCTGGTTCAACAGCGCGGTGTGGGGTCAATGCGATGCCATGTTCACCGCCGCACTGGTGGCGACCCTGTACTACCTGATGAGCGGGCGGCCGCTGGCCGCGATGGTGGCCTTCGGGCTGGCCGGCTCGTTGAAGCCTCAAGCGATCTTCCTGATGCCGTTTCTCGTGGGCGCCTTCCCGTTGATCCGCATCCCGTGGAAGCACGCGGCGGTGCCCGTCGGGGTCTATGCACTCGTCGGCCTGCCGGCGGTGCTGGCGGGGCGGCCGGTGCTCGATGTCATGCTGCATTGGGGCCGGCAAACCCCCTTCTTCCGAAAGCTCACCGTGGGAGCGACCAACTGGTACCAGTGGTTGTCCGACGCGCATTACGACACGTTCCATACGACCGGCATCGTCCTCACGCTCGTGGTGACCGTCTTCCTGATCCTCGCGATGCAGCAGCCCGCCTCGATGGATCGCCGGGCCTGGCTGGTGACCACGGCCACCTTCTCCACGCTGTTCGCGCCGTACTTCCTCCCGGGCATGCACGAACGCTACTTCTACGCGGCCGATGTCTTCTCCATCGCGTATGCCTTCTTCGTGCCGGGCGGCTGGAGGGTTGCCGCGGCGGTGCAGTGCTGTTCGTTCTTCACCTACCTGCCGTACCTGTTCGAGCGCGAGCCGGTGCCGCGTCCCTTCCTCGCGATCCTCATGACCGCCGCCCTGGTGCTGGTCGGAAGGGATCTCGTCCGGGCCATCGTACAGCCCAAACCCGAACCGGAGAGCGCGTGAATGGAGGCGACGCGCACACCCTCGACGACCAACACGGACGCCATCCGGGTCAACGTCACCGTGCCGGTCTTCAATGAAGAACGGCGCCTGAGCCGGAACGGTCCGCGGCTGCTGACGTTCCTGCGGGACCATTGCCGGTTCGACTTCGAACTGGTCATCGCCAGCAACGCCTCGACCGATGCCACAATCGAGGTGGCCCAAGCCCTGGCCGCCACCGATGAACGGGTGCGGGTGGTCCATCTGGAGCGGAAGGGGCGCGGCCGCGCCCTCAAGGCGGTCTGGACCGGGAGCCGCGCGGGGATCCTGAGTTACATGGATGTGGACCTCTCGACCGACCTGGCGGCCTTTCCTCCACTGGTGGAGTCGCTCATCGGCGGGGGCTTCGACCTGGCCGCCGGCTCGCGCCTGCTCAAGCCCTCCCTGACCTCGCGCGGTTGGAAGCGGGAGATGCTCTCGCGCAGCTACAACCGGCTGGTCCGGATGCTCTTTCGGACCGGCTTCTCGG comes from Verrucomicrobiia bacterium and encodes:
- a CDS encoding glycosyltransferase family 39 protein; protein product: MKHIAGKLQVPLIIAGVLLIIVMAVPFRSTFVLGGDEGMELCKALLYVHEPGRVGDMWNDQPFLYTWALGGFIRVFGTELWPPRLASLAMTGLLLAMMCRLLPRESQWPSYLTCVLIFITWPSIPGLSMSAMCELIAFSVAMCAVGVAVTPEGNFRSIRAAGCGLLLGVAVNIKFTAIIVMPALAATMLFTETRQARHWLVAGGAFVLCSAALALALPHASWDLLWNSHMEARSTAFEKEYSNMGINWTELLDAPGALLAAGVGLVSSLKYKGWSNRSFIFATVLLATSVHISHRPWWWYYNVHLAIPISMLAALGMNYLSRAVRKQRFPLDECDGSRPARVLGQVDGSAALGLLAVVALWVSFGVTLFSREVLLVSPKSARHDDELLSIIGKYAASSKWVFARGPGLVYAFRSGIPMPPELIILSRKRFLAGRIREEDVTALVERYDPEMLLLPKVSETPTMEWQNLLSDRYVFVSEHPWLELYVHKRLHPAKAPSPGGVAASLGL
- a CDS encoding DUF2029 domain-containing protein, whose product is MPQPGPHPGRNRLADHSNRRKGVALDMSPDKPALPPPGPAPGAMQVAWVYVLLMGSLLLRLSVLDYSSGDYRAFLSVWYDHLVEHGRWTALKDDFSNYPPLYLYLLSLATFLPLPKLYSIKLLSIAADYVLAWFLFRMVRCRFPEGPRPWAAAGAVLFLPTVWFNSAVWGQCDAMFTAALVATLYYLMSGRPLAAMVAFGLAGSLKPQAIFLMPFLVGAFPLIRIPWKHAAVPVGVYALVGLPAVLAGRPVLDVMLHWGRQTPFFRKLTVGATNWYQWLSDAHYDTFHTTGIVLTLVVTVFLILAMQQPASMDRRAWLVTTATFSTLFAPYFLPGMHERYFYAADVFSIAYAFFVPGGWRVAAAVQCCSFFTYLPYLFEREPVPRPFLAILMTAALVLVGRDLVRAIVQPKPEPESA
- a CDS encoding glycosyltransferase family 2 protein, with product MEATRTPSTTNTDAIRVNVTVPVFNEERRLSRNGPRLLTFLRDHCRFDFELVIASNASTDATIEVAQALAATDERVRVVHLERKGRGRALKAVWTGSRAGILSYMDVDLSTDLAAFPPLVESLIGGGFDLAAGSRLLKPSLTSRGWKREMLSRSYNRLVRMLFRTGFSDAQCGFKALTRTAATELIPRVEDDGWFLDTELLILAERFGYRIFDLPVRWVDDTDTRVRIWSTAIADVRGLIRLRRSLARHRDRDRRASTVHAI